The Terriglobia bacterium region CAAATATTACGGCTTTAATCCTCGATCCGGTACGAAAACTCTTCAATGACCGGGTTGGTCAGAACCTCGCGCGCAATCCGTTCGACCTCGGCCTTCGCATCGTCCTTACCAAGCCCGCCATTCAGCGCGATCTCGAAGTACTTCCCCTGCCGGACGTCGCCCAGCCCCTTGTACCCCATCTTGTTGAGTGCGTTGTAAATTGTCTTGCCCTGCGGATCGAGGACGCTCTTCTTCAGCGAAACGTAAACGTAGGCTTTCATGGCTGGAAAGGTAGATTATACCCCGTGCGCCACATCTGCCGCAGTCAGTAGTTGTGGGCGCCACGAACCTATTCGATGTGCGTGGGCAGTCACTTTGTAATTCCTAAAACCCGATATCCGACTACCCGATTTATACTTTCCCCATGTCTCTTTCGGTCGTAATTGTCGACGACGAGCAACTGGCTCGTGACGAACTAGCGTACTTGCTGCAGGATACCCGGGACCTCGACGTGGTCGCCCAGGGTAAGAACGGCCTCGAAGCCGTCAACCTTATTAAGGAGTTTGCGCCCGACATCGTTTTCCTCGACGTCCAGATGCCCGGCCTCGACGGCTTCGGTGTCATCAAGAAGCTGCTGGAGAAGAAGCATCCGCTCCCGCAGGTCATCTTTGCCACGGCGTTCGATCAGTACGCCGTCAGAGCTTTTGAGGTGAACGCCGTCGACTACGTCCTCAAGCCCTTCGACAAAAAACGCGTTCAACAGGCCGTCGAGAAAGCCCGCAAGAACCTGCAACCCGCCGAGTCATCCAACGAACGCCTCGATGCGCTCGTCAAAATGCTCGAATCGCAAAAAGCCCAGCCGGGCAAGATCCTGCTCAAGGCGAACGGCCGACTCTTCCTCGTCGACCAGAAGGACATCTGCTTCGCCGAAATCGAGGACGGCGTCATTACTGTCGTCGCCGCCAACATGGAAGGCCAGTCCAACTGCCGGACCCTCGAAGAACTGATGACCTCGCTCGACCAGTCGATGTTCTGGCGCGCTCACCGCTCCTTCCTCGTAAACATCAACCGCATCAAGGAGGTCGTCCCCTGGTTCAAGTCCAGCTACCAGGTCCGCATGGACGATCGTAAGCACACCGAAATTCCCGTGAGCCGCGCGCAAACCAAGCGCCTGCGGGAACTGTTCCGGCTGTAGCTGCGCTATCGTTCCGAGCGGATCCTCGCTGCCGTTGCGAGGCGCAGGCGAGGTGACCTGCTTTTACCCCCTGCGACTATTCCTCACTCTGCCTTGGGTAATCCCTCTAACCGTTTCTTTGCAAGACTATAAGTCGCGGTTGGACTATCTGCCGTTCCTTCCGGCTTTTCCATCCTTAAGTACGCCGACCTCGCTTCTGCCGGTCGGCCGTATTGTTCTGCAATCCGTCCCACGATGTACCAGATCGCATCGTTCGGCTCTTCCATGTTGTCGGCATCCATGGCCTGGATCAGCAACTTCTGCGCTTCGCCGGTCCGCCCTATTTCGGCATAGACACACGCCAGCGTATGAATGATGCTGAAATTCTTATTGTCCGACAGTCGATTCGCCCTCTGCGCCGCTTCCACGGCATCCGGCGGCATTGGGTTCACGAACAGCGCCGTCCAGGCGTACTTGTTGAGCAGCGACGGCGTTGGTTTCGGCATCTGTAGCACCGGCGCAAGCAGGCTCAGAGACCGCTTGAAATCTCCTTTGCGATCTGACACGTCGGAAATAAATTCAAAGGTGTCAAGATCGCGGCTGTCCAGCTTGATGCGATCGTTGATAATTTTCTCGGCCGCATCGTACTTCTTCGTTTCCGCCAGCGTGTAATAGTAAAACCGGAACGCAAGGTGTGAATCCGGCTGAGCTTTGAATAAGCGCTCGGCCGGTTCCAGCGCCGCCCCAAAGTTCTCCATTCGTATGTACTCACGCAGCGCGGCCAGATCCAGGTTGACCTTTTTCTGCTCGGTTTTCGCGTTCTCGTAGGCCGACTTCAGAACTTTCAACGCATCCTCGTCTTCCGCCGAATCAGCGAGCAGAGCTGCGATCGCCACCTCGATCGCTTCACGATCCCCATTCTGCCCCTTCTTCCAGAACCGGGCGAATATGCTGCCCCCCAGCGGATCGTCTGGCTGATCGGCATTCGTTTCCTCTCGCTGCCAGTCCAGCCACATGCGGGCGCTCTTCAGGTCGCCGGCCCTCACCTTCTCTCGCGCTATGCGTGCAATCGTCTGCCCTTGCTCGCTGGGAGACACAAATCGGTACCCATCGGGCGTCTTCACCGCGTAGAACGCCAGTCCATTGACGCCAAGACTCTCCAGCATCAACCGATATCCGCTGTTGTCATCCCCCTCGGAGTAGATTTTCATGTTGCTGAGCAGAATGTCCCCGCGGGCCTCGGTCGGAATCTCGGTCCCAACCATGTTCCGAACCCCACGATTCAGCAGCTTCAGGTCCTGCAATCTCGGATCCTCTTTCCGCTTCTCCGTTTTCCCGACCGGCACGGGCAGTATCTGCGAGATCAATTCCTTATTCGGCTCCTGTGGCCCAATCGACGCAATCAGCAGGCGTTTCAATTGTGCTGCCGGATCGTTCCCCTCCACCTTCAGTTCCGTGTACGGCTTCGTCTTTCGAATCACGTCCAGTATTTCCAGGCTTGCGTTTCCCGTGTTCACCTTTGCCAGCATGTCGGCCGCTTGCGGATACAAATTCAATTCCAACAGGAGGCTGCCGGCATTCTGAATAACCTCCATGCGGGAGTCCTCGTTGCTCGTGACTTCCAGCGAACGTGCAAGTGCCGGTTCGCTACCTCTCTGTGCCGCTATGGACGCGAGCAGTAACCCAAGGCGCGCGTTAGTACCCTCAAGTTTCGGAACCGCCTCCTCGATTTTCTTGTACTGATGTGAAAACAGCTCTGCGTACAGCAGGTTGTTGTCGAGGCTTTCCCACGTCGATCCCCGCTTCTTCAGTTCCTCGTACTGCACTACCGATTCCGCCAGGTTCGCGTCCGCCGCATAACGCACACCGTTCGCATTGTGTTCCAGCAGAATCGCATAGTCCGTCCTGCACGTATCGTCATCCGGATCGATCTCAATCGCCCGCTTGAATTCCGCCAGGGCTCCGGGAAGGTCGAATCCCTTCTGGAATCGCCGCCCGACGAGATCATGCTCCAACATCCAGGCAAGCGTTTTGTGGGCCAGCGCGGAATTCGGCTCCAGCTTTACCGCTTCTCGAGCCTCGTTTCTCGCCGCCTCCGCGATTCCCGCGTCGAGCAACGCCTGCGCCAGTTGAACATGGTGCAATGCTTCCGTCGGGTGCAGCTTCATCAGCGAATTGAAAGCCGAGATCGCCTCGCTGGTCTTGCCTTCGCTCAGCAACGAATACCCAACCTGGTCGAACGCGAGCAGGATGTAATTGCTCCTTTGAAGCTCGAGCACGGACTTCTTCAGTGCTTCCGCCTCTGCCACCGTCATACGGATCTTTACCGTATCGAATCGGAAAGTCGCATACAGCACGCCATCCTTATCGGTCTTATACGTCTGTGTCAGGCGCGCCGGCCCCATCTCATCGGTCTTGTCGTTTCGCAGCGACCGCACCTTGAACCCCGGCGGCGGCACAATCTTGTAGCGCCATTCCGTCACATACGGAATCGCCAGCACATAATCCGCGGTCCGCGGTGGGTCAGCCTTTTCCTCCCTGGCCTGTCCGTTCTTTTTCTTGCCTGAGTCTTCGTCGTCCTTGCGGAAGAACTCCGGCAACCGGTTCGCCATCCCGCCCAATGCGATTGCGACCGCGGCATCGCTCAACCCTGTGCTACCCCTTCTCCCCTTCGGCACTTCCACCCTGAACTTGAAAGGCGTGGTCAGGTCGTACCCGTCGCTCAATTCAAATTTCACCGGCTCCTCAGCCAGGTAAACTGTTTTCGCATACTCATCCAGCGATTTCTGGATCGCCTTCTGATCCTGCTTGACACCGTAATAGCTCCGGTACGAACGGTCGATCTGCCCATGCGCCTCTGACCACTCCACGATCCTTGCCGGCCCGTTTTCCGAAAGATAGAACTCGCGGTTTTCTACCAGCAGGTTGTCCATGGGACTCGCCGTCGGAGTGTTGGTAAGCCCATTCGTCTTCTCTCGAATCACCAGCGCGTGCCGTCCCTGATCCTGCAACGGCAGTTGTCCTGGCGCGGAAAACTCGTCCGTCGCATCGATCCAAACATCCGGCTTTCCCGGAACGTAAACGATCGCATGGTCAAACGCGTCCATTCCGGGTGAGTCCGGCGACGCATCGAATCCCCCATCTGCGTCGAGCAGCGCCAGGTACGCCGGGATCGACGCTGCCCGCAGCATCGCCACCAGTGTCGCCGCTTTGTCCTTGCAGTCGCCGTACTTCCGCTTGAAGACTTCCGCGGCAGTCTGCGGCACTAGCCGAGACTGCCCGAACTCGACCCCCGTGTATCGCACCTCTTTGTGCAGGCGCGCCGTCAATTTCACAATCTTCTGTTCGCGGCTGTCCTTTGCAGAAACAGTCCCTGCCACAATCTGCTTCACTTCTTCCATCTGGATCTGCGGCTCCGCCACCCGCAGATACGCTGACGCCACCTGTTCCCACGACTCCGCCGTGGTTACTTCCAGGATCGGATACCCCGGCGTGTCCGACGGAAGATCCGGCTCCACCTTCTCGATCGCCGCCATCTTGCCGTTTTCGAATACGTACTGGGTCGAGTTCTCCAGTTCTTTACTCGACACCTTGATCTCCGGCAACAGATACGCCTTGTAGCGCAGGTGAAGCGCCTTCGGAACCTGCACCACAACTCTCAGCCTCTCCGACGGAACCCGCCGTCCCGGGTAGATTCGCACCAGCGTCCCCGCTCCCTCCAGCGCCGGTCTTTCGTCGTCCAGCCTTATTTCGATCTCGACCACTGAACCCACCTGCACCGCCGGCAGTGGTCCCCGATACATTCTCTGATCGCCATACGTGTCCGGCGTGTTCTCGCGCGCCGGCGAGTCCGATAGAGTCGCCGGATCAAGTTCATGCGTGCTTCCGTCCAGGTTCACCACTCGCGCCTTGATCGTCGGCTTCGACTGGTGCCACGGCTGCCACATCACATTCGTATTGCCCCACGTACTCACGCCATTCGACGAGTCGACCCGGTACATGTAGTGCCACCGGTAATGAACATTGCCGGCATCATCAACGCGGACCTCCCGCTCATCCAGCAGCACCGTCGCATCGTACGTTTTGTCCGTCGTTACGCCCGAGGCTGCCTGCAGTATCTCCGCGGGCTTTGCCGAAAACGCCGGTCCATCCAGCGAATTGCTCTGCGACAGCGCCGTGTTAGTCAGGAGAAGAAGAGTGAAGAGACCGCTGCAAAGAATAAAGCGCGAATAATGCTTCATGCGTGGGTAGCCCTTTAGTGGTGAAGGCGCATTATCCCATTTGCCATGCCTCCGGGCAGCAACAAACCGCCACACGCCCAGGCACTTCGGAGGCAGCCCATTTGAACGCCGACCGGTGACCGCCATCACTGCGTTGAGATCAAAATATTCGGGCGGAACTGACCAGGAGTGCGCCGCAAATTCGCAGCAAAGCAGCAAAGCAGAAACAAATGCAAGCACCAACCCGGGCGGCTATTCTTGCGCTGTTCAGCGTGCCGAGGCCAGGCCAGCACCGCGCCGTGCGCCGAGGGACCACATGAAGCTGAAGCCCATCACCGTTTCCTGCAAATTAGCTCTCCTTTGCCGATCGGAACAATCAGCGTCTCACATCCAGCATTCTGAGTAACGACTCTGGATGTGTATTGTATGCCGGTATGTACGAAGACCCATTGCTTGAAGCAATGGGTCCTGGTATTCACGATTCCCTCGCTGCTGTTACCTGTGCGAACACCGCCGGTTGCCGTTTCCGTAATAGCCGGTGGTTTGGTACGCAGGGCCATTCGAATAACCGGGGCCGCCGTAGTATCCGCTGTTGGGATAGTACGGGGCGTTGCTTGGGTAATACGGGCCACTGTTGGGGTTCGGGTCGTTGCCGTAGTAACCGCCGTTTTGCGGGTACGGAGCGTTGTATCCGTAGTAGCCGTTGTTGTACTCGTTCTGGCGACGACGGCGGTCGATCGCGTATCCGGTTGCGCCGCCCGCTGCGGCGCCGATCCAGGCTCCAGTTGGGCCGCCGATCTTGTGGCCGATGATGGCGCCGGCGGCGGTCGATCCGCCGATGATCGCGACGCTCTTCCATGTGTCGGAACTGGTCTGCGCCTGGGCTTGAGCTGGCGCGAGCGACACGAACATCGCGAGCAGCAGCAGCGCTGCGAACCCGCCTCCCTTGATCGCCACACCAGAAGCACTCGCTAAATATCCAGAAATCCTCGTCTTCATAGGTCCTCCCACATGACCAAGGCAAACACCACCGGTGTGCCGATGTCGCGGACTAAGGTGGAATTGGGCGCCTACTTAGGATTTCTTCATAATGTGGGTGCTGCGTTTAGATCCATGTCGCTTTGACCCACCCCCCTGTCTTGGCTCTAGCGGTTTTCAACGAGTTACGGAAATTTCTGCGGAAAACGTATGAAATAAAAGACCTTAAATCTGAAAATATCCCAAAAGCATTTGGTTTCAGGATTTTGCGTGCGGAAAACGTGTTTCTGGCAGCGTGTTATCGTCGGACGTAGAAGCCGCAATTCGCAAACCGTTTGTTTCTGCGTGCGCGTGTTGAGAAAGATCGAAGCCCCACCCTCTCGCCAACTGCGGGCGAGAAGGGTAGGGCACAATCGAACCGAAGATCGGGTGAACCGAAGAACGGACTTCGACTGTTAAAAGCGACGGCGCCCACTGGGGGCGCCGCTCGATGGAACTCTGTCCGATTACATTATAGCAAATTGAAGGGTAGATTCTGAGGTTTTGGTTGGAACTATATTTCGAGTGTGCTGAATATTTTGCGGAGTTGTGATGTGGGTCTCTTGACAGGGTGATCATCGACGGAAAAGAACCCACATCCGCGAACAGCGCGCAGATGTGGGGCATCAGGGCCTGCCCACGTTAGCGTCCAACTGCAGGACGAGAACGTGGGGCACAAAAAGGTCGTGGGATACCTGGTCCACCCGCCTAGTTCATCTCTACTTCATTGGTTCGTGCAGGATCTTGCCGCAGTTGTTGCAGTAGAGATCGCCGGGCTGGATTGGCGTGTGGCAATGGCCGCAGGCTGCCAGGCGCGGCGCGGCGCACTTCGGGCAGAAGCGGTAGGTTGGCTGGATCAGGTTGCCGCAGTGGGCGCAGTCGACCAGCAGTTGCTTGCGCGTCAGCAGGTAGAGGATGAAGCCGATCGCGTTCGGTATGAAGAGCACGAGCGCGGTCCAGAGCCACTTGTTCATCCCGCGCCGTTCGGCGTCGTTGTGGACGTACCCGACCAGCAGCATCCAACCGGCGAAGATGATGGCGACCACGACACCGAGCACGGCGCTGACGACGCGCGGCGGCGGATTGTGCTGGCGAGGCACGTACGTATTGAAGAAGATGAGGAAAAATGCGAAAGCCGCGACAGCCAGCACCCAAGCCCACCACGCGATCGGCGACGCGTTGCGCTTCGTCATCGCAATTCGATTCACGTTAGCTGTTTGACTCACGGGAATCTCCTTCCAAGATCGAACCCATATCTGCCAACTGCGGCAGATGTGGGGCACCAAGCGGATGTGAGGCACCGAACTGCCACGCATGCATTCCGGTACGCAAGGAAACAATCATCAATACTCCCAATCCAGGCAGCAGCCAGAACCAGCTGACCACCGCGACCCACATCCAACTTGCTGTTGCGAAGCCGAACCAATGAGCAGCATTGAGCATCAGCCAGATGCTCAGGAGCGTCCAGGCGAGGTCGAAGCCGAGCGCAAGGGAAATCATGCGACGGCGATGTTCGGTGCTCGTCAGTTGCTCCGCACGAAAGCGCACACCGGCTCGCGTACGAGCGGCGAGGAACGGTGGCGCGGTTACCGAAGCTCCGCGGAAGACATCGACTGAAGCTGCGAGTTGCTCCTGTTCGGCGCGGCACGAATCGCACTCGGCGAGGTGTCGCATCAGTTCGGCGGTTTCGGCAGTGCTCAAGGTGCCGATTGCGGCATCGAGCATGAGTTCCCGAGCGCGGGCGTGAATGTCGTTGGTCATGGACGCACCTCGCGCAGGAAGGACGAACCGGAGAGCTTCTTCTGAAGCATGACGAGGCCGCGACGCAGGCGCGACTTCACGGTCGAGAGCGGCGCGTGGAGTACCTGAGCGATCTCTTCGAGCTGCAGGTCTTCATGGAAGCGGAGAGTAAGCACCTCGCGATAAAGCACAGGCAGGCCATGGAGTAATACGCCGAGACGATCGTCCTGTTGCTGCTGCTGGATCTGCTGGAAAGCTACTTCGGCGCGCTCGTCGGGGACGTCGAACTTGGGGCTCTCTTCGTCGTCGTTCTCGAGCTCGCTGAAGGAGGTTGTGTGTTTGCGGCGAGCGTTGTCGATGACGAGGTTGCGCGCGATCGACATGAGCCAGGTCTCGAACTTATAGCGCGCGCTGTATTGCGAGCCGCGCTCGAGGACGCGAATCCAGGTGTCCTGGAAGATGTCCTGAGCGAGTTGCGGGTCGCGAGTAAGGTAGAGCAGGTAGCGATAGAGCCGGTGCTGATACTGCTCGATGAGCTGATCGAGCATAGCCGGGTCGCGACGGCGCAACGCGCGCGCGATCTGTTCGCATTCCTGCATCCAGTCCTCAGCTCGTGCGACGGCTGCGAATTCGAGAGTTGCGGCAGACATACTAACCATAAGTACGGTACCGCGGGACGAAAAGACGCAAAATCGCAACCTGCAATAAAGTTTGGACCTCAACGCTAAAGAAATACGGGTAATTACGGAAATACCCCACCCCAGCCAAAAGAGGGCCACGATGGGGCACCCATAGGGCACCCAATAACCTATTTATTTTACAGGGACTTGCTGCATGTACTGCGCGATTTCGACGCGCCAGTGCAGGTTGGTCTCGATGGACTGCTTCAGGGCTCGGGCGGAATCAGGTTCGCCGTGAACCAAGTACGTGATTTCGGGGGGCTTCTTGAACGTGCGAAGCCATTGCAGCAACTCGGCCGTGTCGGCGTGGTCGCTGAATTGTTCGAGAGCGGCGGTTTGAGCGCGCACGGGGACGATCTGGCCGAAGATCTTGACTTGCTTCTCGCCGTCCTTGATCTGGCGTCCGCGGGTGCCGAGGGCCTGAAAACCGATGAACAGGACGAGGTTGCGGTGGTCGGGAAGACGCTGCATCAGGTGGTGCTGGATGCGTCCGCCCATGGCCATGCCGTTGGAGGAGACGATGATGCACGGGTAATGCGAGTCGTTGATCTTCTTGGATTCGGCGGCGGTGCGGGCGAAGGTGAAGCCGGGCCACGTAAGCGGCGAGCCATACTTCGCAATCATCTCGCGGACGGGGTCGCTGAATTCTTCTGAATGCTTGAGGAAGATTTCCACGGCCTCGATTGCCATGGGTGAATCAGCGAAGACGGGGACACGAGGAATCTGTCCCTGCTCCATCATCCATTTCAGGAGGAAGAGGAATTTCTGTGTGCGTTCGACGGCGAAAGCGGGAACGATGACGCTGCCGCCTCGCTTCACGGTTTGCGTGATGAGCGCCGCAAGTTCGGGACGCGGATCGTCGGTCGGGTGAACGCGATTTCCGTAGGTGGATTCCATCACGAGGATGTCAGGCGATTCGCCTTCGGTGGGGCCGTAGTGAACGACCTTGCCGGGTGCGATTTGGCTGTTGCGAACGCGCCCGACGTCTCCGGTGAAGAGCGCGCGCCGGGTGCGGCCGTTGGAATTGAGTGTGACCTCGGTCATGGCGGAACCGAGGATGTGCGCGGCGTGAACGAAGCGGAAGGTGAGATCGTGGCCGAGATTGATCGTCTTGCCGAATTCGAGGGGGGAGAAACTGTTGAGCGACTGCCTGGCTTCATCGAAGGTGTACAGCGGCAACGCAGGTTCGTGCTTCGAGGTTTTCTTCTTGTTGTGGAACGCGGCATCTTCTTCCTGGAGGTAGCCGCTGTCGGGGAGCAGGATACCGCAGAGGTCAACCGTAGGAGGTGTCGCATAGACGCGGCCGCGGAAGCCTTCTTTGACGAGGCGAGGGATCCAGCCGCTGTGGTCGAGATGAGCATGGGTGAGGATGACGGCCTCGATCTTACGAGGGTCGATGGGGAGGTCGCGCCAATTGCGTTCGCGCCACTCTTTCGGGCCCTGGAACATGCCGCAGTCGATGAGTGTTTGGAAACCGTCACCGTGAGTATCGCCGGAGATGTTGAGAAGATGCTTGGAGCCGGTGACTGTGCCTGCCGCGCCTAGAAATTGGATGTAGGTCAAAGTGCCCCCGGGATTAACAGAGATTCGCGCAAAAGCGTCTTCGTGAGCGATTGACGAGTGAGTGCGCCGTGCCGCGAAAATGCAGGTCCCTCGCCTCCGCCGCAAAAGCGCGGCTCCGCTCGGAATGACGACGTCTACGTTCCAGGATAGATTGTTCTATTCCGAGGGCGGCGGCGCAACGTTTTTGATCTCGGTTGAGTTGTTAGTAATGTCACTTTCGGGAACGCTGCCGTCGTTGACCCAGGCCTTCTGGGGTGTGCCGGGGTAAGCGACGCGGATGATGGTCTTGCCGTGGCCGGTGATGAAGCCTTTTTCGCGACGCTCACCCTTGTCGGATAGGACACCCACGACGATAGGGGAGGCGGGTTCGCCATCGTTCTCGACCGTGATGGTGACGATGTACATGTTGTTCAGAGTCGCACGCGGATAGACCGTGTCGATCTTGAAATCGGGCAGACCTTTGTCGCGATAGACCCAGTCATCGAAGAACTGCTCGAGGTGCTGAGTGCCGGGCGCC contains the following coding sequences:
- the purS gene encoding phosphoribosylformylglycinamidine synthase subunit PurS encodes the protein MKAYVYVSLKKSVLDPQGKTIYNALNKMGYKGLGDVRQGKYFEIALNGGLGKDDAKAEVERIAREVLTNPVIEEFSYRIED
- a CDS encoding DUF3857 domain-containing protein; the protein is MKHYSRFILCSGLFTLLLLTNTALSQSNSLDGPAFSAKPAEILQAASGVTTDKTYDATVLLDEREVRVDDAGNVHYRWHYMYRVDSSNGVSTWGNTNVMWQPWHQSKPTIKARVVNLDGSTHELDPATLSDSPARENTPDTYGDQRMYRGPLPAVQVGSVVEIEIRLDDERPALEGAGTLVRIYPGRRVPSERLRVVVQVPKALHLRYKAYLLPEIKVSSKELENSTQYVFENGKMAAIEKVEPDLPSDTPGYPILEVTTAESWEQVASAYLRVAEPQIQMEEVKQIVAGTVSAKDSREQKIVKLTARLHKEVRYTGVEFGQSRLVPQTAAEVFKRKYGDCKDKAATLVAMLRAASIPAYLALLDADGGFDASPDSPGMDAFDHAIVYVPGKPDVWIDATDEFSAPGQLPLQDQGRHALVIREKTNGLTNTPTASPMDNLLVENREFYLSENGPARIVEWSEAHGQIDRSYRSYYGVKQDQKAIQKSLDEYAKTVYLAEEPVKFELSDGYDLTTPFKFRVEVPKGRRGSTGLSDAAVAIALGGMANRLPEFFRKDDEDSGKKKNGQAREEKADPPRTADYVLAIPYVTEWRYKIVPPPGFKVRSLRNDKTDEMGPARLTQTYKTDKDGVLYATFRFDTVKIRMTVAEAEALKKSVLELQRSNYILLAFDQVGYSLLSEGKTSEAISAFNSLMKLHPTEALHHVQLAQALLDAGIAEAARNEAREAVKLEPNSALAHKTLAWMLEHDLVGRRFQKGFDLPGALAEFKRAIEIDPDDDTCRTDYAILLEHNANGVRYAADANLAESVVQYEELKKRGSTWESLDNNLLYAELFSHQYKKIEEAVPKLEGTNARLGLLLASIAAQRGSEPALARSLEVTSNEDSRMEVIQNAGSLLLELNLYPQAADMLAKVNTGNASLEILDVIRKTKPYTELKVEGNDPAAQLKRLLIASIGPQEPNKELISQILPVPVGKTEKRKEDPRLQDLKLLNRGVRNMVGTEIPTEARGDILLSNMKIYSEGDDNSGYRLMLESLGVNGLAFYAVKTPDGYRFVSPSEQGQTIARIAREKVRAGDLKSARMWLDWQREETNADQPDDPLGGSIFARFWKKGQNGDREAIEVAIAALLADSAEDEDALKVLKSAYENAKTEQKKVNLDLAALREYIRMENFGAALEPAERLFKAQPDSHLAFRFYYYTLAETKKYDAAEKIINDRIKLDSRDLDTFEFISDVSDRKGDFKRSLSLLAPVLQMPKPTPSLLNKYAWTALFVNPMPPDAVEAAQRANRLSDNKNFSIIHTLACVYAEIGRTGEAQKLLIQAMDADNMEEPNDAIWYIVGRIAEQYGRPAEARSAYLRMEKPEGTADSPTATYSLAKKRLEGLPKAE
- a CDS encoding MBL fold metallo-hydrolase: MTYIQFLGAAGTVTGSKHLLNISGDTHGDGFQTLIDCGMFQGPKEWRERNWRDLPIDPRKIEAVILTHAHLDHSGWIPRLVKEGFRGRVYATPPTVDLCGILLPDSGYLQEEDAAFHNKKKTSKHEPALPLYTFDEARQSLNSFSPLEFGKTINLGHDLTFRFVHAAHILGSAMTEVTLNSNGRTRRALFTGDVGRVRNSQIAPGKVVHYGPTEGESPDILVMESTYGNRVHPTDDPRPELAALITQTVKRGGSVIVPAFAVERTQKFLFLLKWMMEQGQIPRVPVFADSPMAIEAVEIFLKHSEEFSDPVREMIAKYGSPLTWPGFTFARTAAESKKINDSHYPCIIVSSNGMAMGGRIQHHLMQRLPDHRNLVLFIGFQALGTRGRQIKDGEKQVKIFGQIVPVRAQTAALEQFSDHADTAELLQWLRTFKKPPEITYLVHGEPDSARALKQSIETNLHWRVEIAQYMQQVPVK
- a CDS encoding sigma-70 family RNA polymerase sigma factor, which gives rise to MSAATLEFAAVARAEDWMQECEQIARALRRRDPAMLDQLIEQYQHRLYRYLLYLTRDPQLAQDIFQDTWIRVLERGSQYSARYKFETWLMSIARNLVIDNARRKHTTSFSELENDDEESPKFDVPDERAEVAFQQIQQQQQDDRLGVLLHGLPVLYREVLTLRFHEDLQLEEIAQVLHAPLSTVKSRLRRGLVMLQKKLSGSSFLREVRP
- a CDS encoding LytTR family DNA-binding domain-containing protein — encoded protein: MSLSVVIVDDEQLARDELAYLLQDTRDLDVVAQGKNGLEAVNLIKEFAPDIVFLDVQMPGLDGFGVIKKLLEKKHPLPQVIFATAFDQYAVRAFEVNAVDYVLKPFDKKRVQQAVEKARKNLQPAESSNERLDALVKMLESQKAQPGKILLKANGRLFLVDQKDICFAEIEDGVITVVAANMEGQSNCRTLEELMTSLDQSMFWRAHRSFLVNINRIKEVVPWFKSSYQVRMDDRKHTEIPVSRAQTKRLRELFRL
- a CDS encoding zinc ribbon domain-containing protein, yielding MSQTANVNRIAMTKRNASPIAWWAWVLAVAAFAFFLIFFNTYVPRQHNPPPRVVSAVLGVVVAIIFAGWMLLVGYVHNDAERRGMNKWLWTALVLFIPNAIGFILYLLTRKQLLVDCAHCGNLIQPTYRFCPKCAAPRLAACGHCHTPIQPGDLYCNNCGKILHEPMK
- a CDS encoding zf-HC2 domain-containing protein, which translates into the protein MTNDIHARARELMLDAAIGTLSTAETAELMRHLAECDSCRAEQEQLAASVDVFRGASVTAPPFLAARTRAGVRFRAEQLTSTEHRRRMISLALGFDLAWTLLSIWLMLNAAHWFGFATASWMWVAVVSWFWLLPGLGVLMIVSLRTGMHAWQFGASHPLGAPHLPQLADMGSILEGDSRESNS